A genomic stretch from Helianthus annuus cultivar XRQ/B chromosome 1, HanXRQr2.0-SUNRISE, whole genome shotgun sequence includes:
- the LOC110867914 gene encoding DNA-3-methyladenine glycosylase isoform X2, whose amino-acid sequence MKITKRFNRVIKPLKPINTSTSDSKPHTIKPKPNLNPKSKTKPRTLKQSNLYPKPTFILEKAPILGPDFYQIDALDLAPRLLGKYLKRDDVVLQITEVEAYRSNDSACHGRVGVTPRTAPLFGPGGHAYVYLCYGMHNMLNVVADKQGIGSAVLIRSCAPVTGLETIKQRRGQDTEKPVLLTGPGKVGQALGITTDWSNQPLFTPGGLELLDGPEVTEIVVGPRVGIDYALPEHVAALWRFAIAGSPWISAPKNTLSPP is encoded by the exons ATGAAAATCACAAAACGATTCAACAGAGTAATCAAACCCTTAAAACCTATAAACACCTCCACAAGTGATTCCAAACCACACACCATCAAACCCAAACCAAATTTGAACccaaaatcaaaaacaaaacctAGAACATTAAAACAATCCAATCTTTATCCAAAACCCACATTTATACTGGAAAAAGCCCCAATCTTGGGCCCTGATTTTTACCAAATTGATGCCCTTGATCTTGCTCCAAGATTGCTTGGCAAGTATCTTAAGAGAGATGATGTTGTTCTCCAGATTACAGAG GTGGAAGCATATAGATCTAATGATTCTGCTTGTCATGGTCGTGTTGGTGTTACACCAAGAACTGCTCCTCTT TTTGGACCAGGAGGGCATGCTTACGTGTATCTTTGCTACGGTATGCATAACATGTTGAATGTTGTAGCTGACAAACAAGGAATTGGTTCGGCTGTCTTAATTCGTTCATGCGCACCTGTTACTG GGTTGGAAACTATCAAACAACGTcggggtcaggatactgagaagccCGTTCTTCTTACCGGGCCCGGCAAG GTTGGTCAAGCACTAGGGATTACCACGGACTGGTCTAATCAACCTCTCTTTACTCCTG GTGGTTTGGAACTATTGGACGGCCCAGAAGTGACGGAAATAGTTGTCGGGCCACGTGTAGGGATAGATTATGCTTTGCCTGAACATGTTGCGGCATTATGGAGGTTTGCAATTGCTGGGAGCCCTTGGATAAGTGCTCCTAAGAACACTTTAAGCCCACCTTGA
- the LOC110867914 gene encoding DNA-3-methyladenine glycosylase isoform X1, which translates to MKITKRFNRVIKPLKPINTSTSDSKPHTIKPKPNLNPKSKTKPRTLKQSNLYPKPTFILEKAPILGPDFYQIDALDLAPRLLGKYLKRDDVVLQITEVEAYRSNDSACHGRVGVTPRTAPLFGPGGHAYVYLCYGMHNMLNVVADKQGIGSAVLIRSCAPVTVEKWYGSTGLETIKQRRGQDTEKPVLLTGPGKVGQALGITTDWSNQPLFTPGGLELLDGPEVTEIVVGPRVGIDYALPEHVAALWRFAIAGSPWISAPKNTLSPP; encoded by the exons ATGAAAATCACAAAACGATTCAACAGAGTAATCAAACCCTTAAAACCTATAAACACCTCCACAAGTGATTCCAAACCACACACCATCAAACCCAAACCAAATTTGAACccaaaatcaaaaacaaaacctAGAACATTAAAACAATCCAATCTTTATCCAAAACCCACATTTATACTGGAAAAAGCCCCAATCTTGGGCCCTGATTTTTACCAAATTGATGCCCTTGATCTTGCTCCAAGATTGCTTGGCAAGTATCTTAAGAGAGATGATGTTGTTCTCCAGATTACAGAG GTGGAAGCATATAGATCTAATGATTCTGCTTGTCATGGTCGTGTTGGTGTTACACCAAGAACTGCTCCTCTT TTTGGACCAGGAGGGCATGCTTACGTGTATCTTTGCTACGGTATGCATAACATGTTGAATGTTGTAGCTGACAAACAAGGAATTGGTTCGGCTGTCTTAATTCGTTCATGCGCACCTGTTACTG TTGAAAAATGGTATGGATCAACAGGGTTGGAAACTATCAAACAACGTcggggtcaggatactgagaagccCGTTCTTCTTACCGGGCCCGGCAAG GTTGGTCAAGCACTAGGGATTACCACGGACTGGTCTAATCAACCTCTCTTTACTCCTG GTGGTTTGGAACTATTGGACGGCCCAGAAGTGACGGAAATAGTTGTCGGGCCACGTGTAGGGATAGATTATGCTTTGCCTGAACATGTTGCGGCATTATGGAGGTTTGCAATTGCTGGGAGCCCTTGGATAAGTGCTCCTAAGAACACTTTAAGCCCACCTTGA